The following coding sequences lie in one Trichoderma breve strain T069 chromosome 1, whole genome shotgun sequence genomic window:
- a CDS encoding mycolic acid cyclopropane synthetase domain-containing protein, translating to MGDSSIVHKPVGDMALYNLERANRRLDALEGKPTWDLDDTADFDCMHYLGNAALENAGQTLGMQQGQTVVDIGAGFSATGRYLHKHYGVDVTGIELQPEIHQLAETITQKNGLSDSVHSVNADFTKLTLDTPVDYIVSFLCILHIPDRDTLFQKAASTLKSGGKIYIEDFFAQTTFSKDAGDQLRDVLSCPYLPSRDQYISDLTNAGFHDVQFEDVSEQWTEFVHERAVNNRQKGTADAPLTLFYDTVDALFSSRQLGGARITATKA from the coding sequence ATGGGCGATAGCAGCATTGTCCACAAGCCTGTTGGCGACATGGCCTTGTATAACTTGGAGAGAGCTAACCGACGTCTGGATGCGCTGGAAGGTAAACCCACATGGGACCTCGACGACACGGCGGATTTCGATTGCATGCACTACTTAGGCAATGCTGCCTTGGAGAATGCAGGCCAGACGTTAGGTATGCAACAGGGACAAACCGTTGTCGACATCGGCGCCGGCTTCAGTGCCACTGGCCGCTATTTGCACAAACATTACGGCGTTGATGTCACGGGCATTGAGCTGCAGCCCGAGATTCACCAACTTGCCGAAACTATCACACAAAAAAATGGTCTCTCTGATAGTGTACACTCCGTCAACGCCGACTTTACAAAGCTAACTCTGGATACTCCTGTCGACTACATTGTCTCATTCCTGTGCATTCTGCACATCCCAGATAGGGATACCTTGTTCCAAAAAGCAGCCAGCACGCTCAAGTCGGGAGGGAAAATCTACATTGAGGACTTCTTTGCTCAGACAACATTCAGTAAAGATGCGGGAGATCAATTACGCGACGTGCTATCTTGCCCTTACCTGCCGAGCCGGGACCAGTATATAAGCGATCTGACAAATGCTGGCTTCCATGACGTTCAATTTGAGGACGTATCAGAGCAGTGGACCGAATTTGTCCACGAACGGGCAGTCAATAACCGCCAAAAAGGGACAGCTGATGCGCCCCTTACTCTATTCTACGATACTGTTGATGCGTTGTTCTCCAGCCGCCAGTTGGGTGGTGCGCGCATCACCGCCACCAAAGCATAA